The Candidatus Angelobacter sp. genomic sequence CGGCGCGAGGCGAAAGAGCCTGAATACTTGAATGCCGTCCGCGCCTTCCGTCTGGCCGGGATCACTGACACAACGAATCCCGTCGATGATTTGAAACGATTGCTGGCCTGGCCGACCATCGCGTCGAAAAACTGGGTTTATCGGCAATACGACCACATGGTGCGCGATGGGTCAGTGATTTGCCCCGGCTCGGACGCGGCAGTGGTTCGCATCAAAACGGACAGTCTTCCCGGTTTGGAGGATGCGAGCGCCATGCGGGCGACGACCGAAAAATTCATTGCGCTCACCGTTGATTGCAACGCCACTTACGTTTATCTCGATCCCTACGAAGGGGGCAAAATCGCCGTGGCCGAGGCGGCGCGCAATCTCGCGTGTTCGGGCGCTGCGCCGCTTGGCACGACCGACAACCTCAATTTCGGCAATCCGCACAACCCCGAAATCTTCTGGCAATTGAAGGAATCGGTTCGCGGGCTGGCCGAAGCCTGCCACGTCTTCAACGCGCCCGTCACCGGCGGAAACGTGAGTCTTTACAATCAAAGTCCCGACGGCGCGATCGATCCAACCCCCACCGTGGCGATGGTGGGTATCATCGAAAAACCGGAGCACATCACCACGCAATGGTTCAAAGACGAAGGAGACGTGATTATTCTACTTGGGGATGCGATGGACGTAAATGATCCCCTGCACGGCCTCGGCGGATCGGCTTATTTGAAAACGATTCACGGACTGAAAACCGGCACACCGCCGCGTTGCGATCTCGCCAGAGAGAAGACCCTGCACGATACGCTGCGCGGCTGGATCCAGTCCGGGGCGGTCAAGAGCGCGCATGATTGCAGCGAAGGCGGGTTGGCTGTGGCACTGGCGGAATGTTGCATTTCGCAGCTTACAGCCCGTAATACACCCCGGTTGATCGGCGCGCAGGCCGATTTGTCAACTGTGACAGCCCCTCGTCTCGACGCCCTGCTGTTCGGCGAAGCGCAGTCGCGCGTCGTGATCTCGGTTGCGCCCCAGTTTGCGGCCAAGATAGTGGCGCAGGCGAAAATCCTGGAATTCCCGGCGGCAAAACTCGGCGTGGTTGGAGGTCTCACATTGCAAATCAAGACCTCGGATAGCCGGTTGACTTGGGACCTGCCGGAGCTGCACGACCTCTGGTGGAACAGCATCGCGCGAGCGATGGAGTGAAGTGACACCAAAGCGCTGCATCCGCGGCACCAAACTTCCTTTCGTTCCGTTTTAGGCCGTGCTTTGCCAATCGAAGGAGAATCCTCTCGATTCGCATTGATTTTCTTGCCGATTTGGTTATCCTGCGGCGCCAGGAAAGGAAAAGTCATGGGGAATGAATGCCGGCACGCGCTTTGCGTGACGAAAAGGAGACCAGCTTCAATCTTGAAGTGCGGATCGCGGGCTCTGGCGATCGCTGCTTGGTGTATCTGTGTGGCCGGCGACGGTCTGCTTGCCCAGGCGCCGGTGATTACCCGGCAGCCGCAAAGCCTCAACGTGGCACCCGGAATGAGAGCCGTGTTCAGTGTCCAGGCCAGTGGTTCGGCATTGCGGTATCAATGGCAGTTCGGCACAGCGGACATTTCGAACGCCACGAACCAGACTTACACAATTACCAACGTCACACCTGCGAATGCCGGCAATTACCAGGTGGTCGTTACCAATGCTTCCGGCAACGTGCCCAGCGCGCCCGCCGCGCTGTTGCTCGGTCCGATCCTTGCGTGGGGCGAAACCAATCTTCCCCCCAATAACCAGACTCAGCTCGTGTTGCCCCTGGCATTGACGAATGCCGTTGCCATCACCGCAGGTGACAGCCACGGATTGGGATTAAGGCCGGATGGCACCGTCGCAAGTTGGGGCTCCGGTCTCTCAGGCGCCACTAACGTGCCTGTCGGATTGACCAACGTCATTGCTATTTCCGCCCGTGTCAATGATTCGGGCGCACTGCGCGCGGACGGTACGGCCGTCGTTTGGGGCAACAACAGCTTTCAGCAGACGAATGTTCCTTCGGGTCTAACCAACGCCGTTGCCCTGGGCGTTGGTGGCGATTTTTGCGCCGCGCTCAGAAGCGATGGAACGGTTGTGGCGTGGGGAAACAACAGCTTCTCCCAGATATCGGCGGCCACAAATCTGTCAGGAACGGTCGCGATTTCTCTGGGCAGTTCTCATGGCCTTGCTCTGCTGGACAATGGTCGGGTTGCGGCCTGGGGCAGAAACACAGAAAAACAATGTGTCGTTCCGGGAGATCTTGCCAATGTGGTGGCCATTGCTGCGGGTGATTCTCACAGCCTGGCGCTGCGCGATGACGGCACCGTGGTGGCCTGGGGCAGCAACACTTCCGGGCAGACCAATGTGCCGACGGGTTTGACGAACGTGGTGGCCATTGCGGCGGGCGTGGCCCACAGCCTGGCCATGACCGACGACGGCAGGATTGTCGGCTGGGGTCTGAACGGCAGCGGACAAAGCGCGGCTCCGACGGGAGCGACCAATATTCTTTCACTTGCAGCGGGCCACTTTTTTTCCTTGGCGTTTGAAGGAACCGGAGCGCCGATGCCCACAGCGCGGCAGGTGGAGCACAACATCCTGCAAGATGAAAACCTCAATCTCGAAGCGATGGTGGCCGGCGCGCAACCGTTGAATTACCAGTGGCGGTTCAATGGTGTCGATATTGTTGGCGCAACCAACGCGGCGCTGTCGATTACCGGTGTTCAACCCGACAATGCCGGCATGTATTCGGTGGTCGTCACGAACGGTTTTGGCTCGATCACCAATCAGGTCGCCTCGGTAACAGTCCGCCAGCTTCAAACGATCGCCGCGTGGGGACTCAATGGCAACGGACAGGCCAGTGTTCCCGCTGGTCTTTCCGACGTGAAAGCCGTCAGCGCCGGCGGCGCGCATGTGCTCGCGTTGCTCGAGGACGGGAGCGTTTCGGCTTGGGGAAACAATCGGTACGGCCAGGCTGACGTTTCCCCTCTTGCAACAAACGTCGTTGCGATCGCTGTCGGGGCGCAACACAGCGTGGCGCTCCGCGGTGATGGTACAGTCGTTGTCTGGGGCGGTACCACGTTTTCGGTCAGCCATCCGACCTTCCCTCCGACTGGAGTTAAAGCCATCGCCGCCGGCAACGAATACAGCCTGGCACTTTTATCCAATGGAACGGTGACAGGTTGGGGAGGTTTTCCAGCTCCCTCCGGGCCGCTCTGGGTGCCACCTTCGGGACTTTCCGGCGTGACTGCCATTGCGGCCGGTGACACACACGCCGCTGCGTTAAGAAATGACGGAACAGTCGTAGTGTGGGGCTCAAATTTTGCCGGCCAGACCAATGTTCCCGCCGGATTGTCCAACGTAGTCGGCATTGCCGCCGGCTACGCGCACATGCTCGCGGTCAAGAGTGACGGCGCCATAGTCGCGTGGGGGCTTAACAACAACGGCCAGACGAATGTGCCGGGTGATCTCACGAATGCCGTGGCGGTGGCCGCGAACCTGAACCGCAGCGTTGCCCTTCGCAGCGACGGAACCATTGTCACCTGGGGACAAAACATTGCCGGCGAATCGGTCGTGCCGGCCGGATTGACCAACGTCATGCAAATCTCCGCCGGCGGGGACTTTACTTTGGCACTGGTTGGTGACAGCGCCCCGCTCGTCTCACTCCCGCCGCGTGGTCGCACAATTCTGCCCGGCGCCAGTCTGGAATTAACCGCAACGGTCAGCGGCACGCCGTCGCTGCTGTATCAATGGCAGCGGGATGGCGTTGATATTTCCGACGCGACCAACCTCTCCTTTTCCATCATCAACGCATCCGCGACGAACGTCGCTGATTATCGGGTGATCGTCACGAACCGTCACGGTGGCACGACCAGCGAAGTGGCAACGGTAACGCTCGGCCCGATCATTGCGTGGGGCAACAACGCCAGCGAACAGACCTGGATTCCTGCAGGTGTGACCAACCCGGTGCATGTCGCGGCGGGAAGCGGCCACTCCGTGGCGCTCATGACTGACGGTTCATTGATCGAATGGGGAGGTTTGTACGGACTCGAGATTCCGACTAATCTCGGTCTCTGTTTCGCTATCTCCGCAGGGGACTATCACACCGTCGCCCTGCTCGATGGTGGTGCGGTCGCAGCGTGGGGTGAAGACTCCTACGGGGAAACCAACGTGCCGGCCGGTTTGTCAAACGTCGTCGCGGTGGCCGCCGGGAGTTTTCATTCGGTGGCCCTGACAGCGGACGGGAACTTGGTTTTGTGGGGGGATACCAACTCCACAAGGCCGGATCAAATTGTCGGTCTTTCAAATGTCATTGCCATTGCCGCTGGCTCGCAACACTCACTCGCTTTGAGGGATGATGGCACGGTCGCGGCCTGGGGACAAAATCTCAGCGGACAAACCAATGTCCCCGCTGATCTCGGTGACGTGGTCGCCATTGCCGCGGGATTCGACCACAGCATGGCGTTGACTGTGGACGGAACGGTGGTTGCGTGGGGCGCTGGCGGTTCGAGTCTAGTCCAACCGCCCTCGGGACTCTCGAATGTCGTAGCCATTGCCGCGGGATTTGAGGGAAGTCTCGCGCTCACGAGCGAGGGTACAATTGTGGCTTGGGGAGACAACACTTCCGGCCAGGCGAACATTCCGTCTCCGCTGAACAACGTCGTCAGCATCGCCTCGGGCTGGTTCCATAATCTGGCCATCATCGGAGACGGCAAGCCCGTTGTCGTATCATCGGTTCCGAGGCGAACCGTGACGGCGGGTGGAACGCTACGATTGGCTGCGTTGGCCGCGGGGGCACAGCCGCTGAGATACCAATGGCAGTTCAAAGGCGGTGACATGGACGGCGCGACCAACGCGATCCTGACCCTGACCGGTGTGCCATTGAGCGCCTCCGGCAATTACCGTTGCATCATCAGCAACGATCTCGGGTCCGTCGATGGTCCGATTACCGCCGTGACTGTGTTCGGAGAATCGCTTCACTTCGAAACGACCCCGGACGCTTTAAGTTTCACCAACGGAATTGCCCATCTGCGGCTGGCGGGGCTGAGCGGCGCCGGCCCGGTGACGGTCTATGTTTCCACGAATCTCTCGGATTGGGAAACAGTATTCAGTCACGCGTCCACTACCGGCGCTCTGGACTTCGACGACACAACGGCAACGAACTCGGCGCGCTTCTACAAGGCCGTTGAAGGCCCTTGATCGAACCCTCGGTGCGGCCGCTTCTGAGACCCGCGCATAAAAGTCCAGTTGAGACTTGCGAGAAGCGTGGAACCCTTGTTGGATATGGCTGCGCGGACGAAGTGACATGCAGTATTATCCCAGACATTATTGCGGCGTGTTCGGCATTTACGGCCACCCGAGCGCGGCCGAACTGACCTATTACGGCCTTTACGCGCTCCAGCACCGCGGCCAGGAAAGCGCCGGCATTGTCGCCTGTGATGGCCGCCAATTTCGCAAACACGTGGGCATGGGGCTGGTGTCGCAGATTTTTGACGGCGACAAATTGCACGCGCTCGTCGGCAACATGGCGGTCGGACACACGCGCTACTCAACGACAGGATCGTCCCAGTTGAGCAATGCGCAGCCGATGACTGTTAATTCCTCCAAGGGCCAGATTGCGATCGCGCACAACGGCAACCTGACCAATGCCGCGGAATTGCGCGACGCGCTCGAGGCCAAAGGGCTGCCATTTCAGACCACGGTTGACAGCGAAATCATCCTGATGCTGCTGGCCCAACCAACACTGGGCGGAAAGGAAAACAACCTTGTTCAAACCGTCCGCCGCATCGAGGGCGCCTATTCGCTGATCATCATGACCGAGCAGGAATTGATCGGCGTGCGCGATCCGCACGGCTTCCGGCCGCTGTCCATCGGCAAGGTGGGCGACGCCTGGGTGCTGGCCAGCGAAACCTGCGCCTTCGATCTGATCCACGCGAAATTCGTCCGCGATGTCGAACCGGGAGAAATCGTCATCATCAACAAGGACGGGCTGAAAAGCATCCATGCCTTTCCCGATCACCAGCGCAAGGCGTTCTGCATTTTTGAATACGTCTATTTCGCCCGCCCGGACAGCACCATCGCCAACCGCAATGTTTACCAGGTCCGCGTCGAGCTGGGCCGCCAGCTTGCCCGCGAAAACAGGATCGACGCCGACATTGTCGTGCCGGTGCCGGACAGCGGGAATTGCGCCGCGCTCGGCTACTCGCTGGAATCCGGAGTTCCGTTCGAGATGGCGTTCGTACGCAACCATTATGTCGGCCGCAGCTTTTTGCAGCCGTCCCAGCTCATTCGCGATTTCAACGTGCGGGTGAAGCTGAATCTCATTGGCGAACTCGTGAAGGGCAAACGCGTGATCATCGTGGACGATTCGATTGTCCGCGGGACAACCTGCAAGTCACGGGTGAACAATCTCAAGGAGGCCGGCGCGAAGGAGGTTCACGTGCTGGTCAGCTGCCCTCCTCACATGAACCCGTGCGTTTATGGCATAGATTTTCCGGACCGCAGCAAGTTGATGGCGGCGAATCATTCCCTCGACGAAATCCGCAAATATCTCAACGCCGATTCGCTCGCCTACCTTTCGCAAGAAGGAATGGTGGCGGCCACCGGCCTTCCGGCCAGCGAGTTCTGCATGGCGTGCTACGATGGCAATTATCCCGTGCCTTACGATCCACTCGTGGACAAGCACATTATCGAGCGCCGTCGCGCGCGAGTCGAGAGCCTCGGTGAGGCGCTCGCCAAGGAGGAATTGCAGCCCGAGCTGCTCTGATTCTCCGCGGGTTGACATCCGCGCGACCTGCGGCACCTTAGCCTCACCTGCCGCCGGCTCGAGTGAGCCGGCTTCGCATTGAACAACAATAACTCGATCCAATTGAAATTATGGCCATCACTTCTCCTGATTTGACGAAACAACCGCCGCGCAGTCCCCGCGTGTGTCTCGGCGGCTACGTGATCCTCCCGCGAATGCTCGACAAAGGCCGGGCCACCGTCGCCGGCAAGAACGGCGAATACCACTACAATTGTCCCATGGACCAGCGGTTCCTCGATTTTGCGGGCGTTGATCCGGAGGCGCTCAAGAAACAACTCGCAGCCGGCAAGGGTGACTGGGAAATTCTGGAATGGATCAACGCGAACGCGAAGAACAAACCGACGGAGGTCCAAATCGCCGCCTGGTCAACTCTGGCCGAACGCCGTGCCCCGGCCGATCCCGAATCGCGCGCCTATTTCAACGAACTGCATTCCAAGGCCGCGCAGCAGCGCGAGGACATCGTAACCTGGTTTGATCTGCTCGACCTAGACGATTATGTCAGCTTCGGCGGCAAGGCATAAAACCGGCACGCGACACCGGAGTGTGGAGTGATGATCCGACGCAGCGCCAGGCTGCTGGTCTCGCTCCGCGCCCCGGAGCTCGGTCAATCCGACTCTGCGTCTCGGGTTTCGGCCACCTTTCTTAAATACTCGAACGAGTAAAGGCCGCTCGCATGGCCGTCGCCCCAGACCGGCTGAACGGCATAACCGCCGACGCTCGCGATCCGCCTGAGCTGAAACGCGTGCGCCGACAACGGGCGTTCCGGGTTCCTGTAAACATTGCCCAGGATGTCGGACTCGCCCTTGCACCCCGCGCACGGACAACAACGCCGCAACTTTTCCAGACCCACGAAATTCTCGGTGCCATCATCCCACTTGATGGCCAGTTCCTCGCCGATCTGCTGGATGTCCAACGGTCGCATGACTGGAGTTTAATCTTTGCGCGGCTACGAAGTCCAACAACGTCTATAAAACCGGGGGTGGATTTGGTTTCCATGTCAGGATCCGACCTTCTAGGATGCAACAATCCACGACTACACGACCACAGAGTTAGTATTAACTAATATTCATAGTTGACTCTAATACTCCATACCGGCTATGGTGCGTTCATGTTCGGATTTCAACATGCCTGTCCGTGATGACGGACCCGTCACATAAACCTTCTGTGCAAAAAGCCGGCTGGCGATTAGACGCCGGCACGCCGAGCCTGTCGGAAGTCCATCGCACCATCCCGGTGCCGGAGGGGTTGAGTTTCTGGCGCAAGATGCTGGCGTTTTCCGGGCCCGGCTATCTGGTCGCGGTGGGATACATGGACCCGGGGAATTGGGCCACCGACCTCGCGGGCGGGTCACGATTCGGTTACACGCTGCTCAGTGTCATCCTCCTGTCCAATCTCATGGCGATCCTCCTCCAATCGCTATGCGCGAAGCTCGGCATCGTCACCGGCCGCGACCTGGCGCAGGCCTGCCGCGATCATTACAAGAGACCGGTCGCAATTTCCCTCTGGTTGCTCTGTGAAATCGCCATCTGCGCCTGCGACCTTGCGGAGGTCCTCGGTTCGGCCATCGCGTTGAAACTGCTGTTCAAGATTCCGCTCATCGCCGGAGTGTGCATCACCGCGCTCGACGTGCTGGCCGTGATGTATTTGCAGAACAAAGGATTCCGCTACATTGAAACGCTCGTCGTGGTTTTGATCCTCACCATCGGCGGGTGTTTTTTTGCCGAAATGATTTTTTCAAAGCCGGACCTGGCCGGCATTGCCAAAGGATTCATTCCCAGTGCGGATATCCTGTCAAACCGCGAGATGCTTTACGTCGCCATCGGCATCCTTGGCGCGACGGTCATGCCGCATAATCTGTATCTTCATTCCTCCATCGTGCAGACGCGCAAATACGAGCAAAGCGCGAGCGGCCGCCGCGAAGCGGTCAAATTCGCGACCCTTGACTCGACGCTCGCGCTGATGTTCGCGCTGTTCATCAACGCGGCCATTCTGATTCTGTCCGCCGCCGCGTTTCACCACAAACACGAGGTCGGCGAACTGAAGGAAGCCTACCGATTGCTCAGCCCGACCCTCGGTGTCGGAATCGCCAGCGGATTATTCGCGGTGGCGCTGCTCG encodes the following:
- a CDS encoding immunoglobulin domain-containing protein; this translates as MAGDGLLAQAPVITRQPQSLNVAPGMRAVFSVQASGSALRYQWQFGTADISNATNQTYTITNVTPANAGNYQVVVTNASGNVPSAPAALLLGPILAWGETNLPPNNQTQLVLPLALTNAVAITAGDSHGLGLRPDGTVASWGSGLSGATNVPVGLTNVIAISARVNDSGALRADGTAVVWGNNSFQQTNVPSGLTNAVALGVGGDFCAALRSDGTVVAWGNNSFSQISAATNLSGTVAISLGSSHGLALLDNGRVAAWGRNTEKQCVVPGDLANVVAIAAGDSHSLALRDDGTVVAWGSNTSGQTNVPTGLTNVVAIAAGVAHSLAMTDDGRIVGWGLNGSGQSAAPTGATNILSLAAGHFFSLAFEGTGAPMPTARQVEHNILQDENLNLEAMVAGAQPLNYQWRFNGVDIVGATNAALSITGVQPDNAGMYSVVVTNGFGSITNQVASVTVRQLQTIAAWGLNGNGQASVPAGLSDVKAVSAGGAHVLALLEDGSVSAWGNNRYGQADVSPLATNVVAIAVGAQHSVALRGDGTVVVWGGTTFSVSHPTFPPTGVKAIAAGNEYSLALLSNGTVTGWGGFPAPSGPLWVPPSGLSGVTAIAAGDTHAAALRNDGTVVVWGSNFAGQTNVPAGLSNVVGIAAGYAHMLAVKSDGAIVAWGLNNNGQTNVPGDLTNAVAVAANLNRSVALRSDGTIVTWGQNIAGESVVPAGLTNVMQISAGGDFTLALVGDSAPLVSLPPRGRTILPGASLELTATVSGTPSLLYQWQRDGVDISDATNLSFSIINASATNVADYRVIVTNRHGGTTSEVATVTLGPIIAWGNNASEQTWIPAGVTNPVHVAAGSGHSVALMTDGSLIEWGGLYGLEIPTNLGLCFAISAGDYHTVALLDGGAVAAWGEDSYGETNVPAGLSNVVAVAAGSFHSVALTADGNLVLWGDTNSTRPDQIVGLSNVIAIAAGSQHSLALRDDGTVAAWGQNLSGQTNVPADLGDVVAIAAGFDHSMALTVDGTVVAWGAGGSSLVQPPSGLSNVVAIAAGFEGSLALTSEGTIVAWGDNTSGQANIPSPLNNVVSIASGWFHNLAIIGDGKPVVVSSVPRRTVTAGGTLRLAALAAGAQPLRYQWQFKGGDMDGATNAILTLTGVPLSASGNYRCIISNDLGSVDGPITAVTVFGESLHFETTPDALSFTNGIAHLRLAGLSGAGPVTVYVSTNLSDWETVFSHASTTGALDFDDTTATNSARFYKAVEGP
- the purF gene encoding amidophosphoribosyltransferase, which codes for MQYYPRHYCGVFGIYGHPSAAELTYYGLYALQHRGQESAGIVACDGRQFRKHVGMGLVSQIFDGDKLHALVGNMAVGHTRYSTTGSSQLSNAQPMTVNSSKGQIAIAHNGNLTNAAELRDALEAKGLPFQTTVDSEIILMLLAQPTLGGKENNLVQTVRRIEGAYSLIIMTEQELIGVRDPHGFRPLSIGKVGDAWVLASETCAFDLIHAKFVRDVEPGEIVIINKDGLKSIHAFPDHQRKAFCIFEYVYFARPDSTIANRNVYQVRVELGRQLARENRIDADIVVPVPDSGNCAALGYSLESGVPFEMAFVRNHYVGRSFLQPSQLIRDFNVRVKLNLIGELVKGKRVIIVDDSIVRGTTCKSRVNNLKEAGAKEVHVLVSCPPHMNPCVYGIDFPDRSKLMAANHSLDEIRKYLNADSLAYLSQEGMVAATGLPASEFCMACYDGNYPVPYDPLVDKHIIERRRARVESLGEALAKEELQPELL
- a CDS encoding DUF5069 domain-containing protein — its product is MAITSPDLTKQPPRSPRVCLGGYVILPRMLDKGRATVAGKNGEYHYNCPMDQRFLDFAGVDPEALKKQLAAGKGDWEILEWINANAKNKPTEVQIAAWSTLAERRAPADPESRAYFNELHSKAAQQREDIVTWFDLLDLDDYVSFGGKA
- a CDS encoding DUF971 domain-containing protein — translated: MRPLDIQQIGEELAIKWDDGTENFVGLEKLRRCCPCAGCKGESDILGNVYRNPERPLSAHAFQLRRIASVGGYAVQPVWGDGHASGLYSFEYLRKVAETRDAESD
- a CDS encoding Nramp family divalent metal transporter, coding for MTDPSHKPSVQKAGWRLDAGTPSLSEVHRTIPVPEGLSFWRKMLAFSGPGYLVAVGYMDPGNWATDLAGGSRFGYTLLSVILLSNLMAILLQSLCAKLGIVTGRDLAQACRDHYKRPVAISLWLLCEIAICACDLAEVLGSAIALKLLFKIPLIAGVCITALDVLAVMYLQNKGFRYIETLVVVLILTIGGCFFAEMIFSKPDLAGIAKGFIPSADILSNREMLYVAIGILGATVMPHNLYLHSSIVQTRKYEQSASGRREAVKFATLDSTLALMFALFINAAILILSAAAFHHKHEVGELKEAYRLLSPTLGVGIASGLFAVALLASGQNSTLTGTLAGQIVMEGFLNIRLRPWLRRLITRLIAIVPAIICLAILGDGAEDKLLVLSQVILSMQLPFAVVPLVLFTSERAKMGEFANKCWVNWLAWTTVIVIIALNIKLLADVFGMTDLAIKIFRQS